The Kryptolebias marmoratus isolate JLee-2015 linkage group LG18, ASM164957v2, whole genome shotgun sequence genome includes a region encoding these proteins:
- the tspan12 gene encoding tetraspanin-12, which translates to MARQDAVRCLRCLLFGLNLLFWLMSACVLGVAAWIRDTLNTVLTLTAHTRLEEAAVLTYHPAVHPIIITVCCVLLIVAMVGYCGALRCHLLLLTWYFISLLVVFCVELASAVWTYEQHTHTDVEVTFVLTDVCVCVCVCVCVCVSQFKCCGVIYFTDWLEMTEMEWPPDSCCTNQYSGCASHAYYHDLSDLHQEGCGPKIYSFIRGTKQLQVLRFLGVSIGVAQILAMALTLTLLWALYYGRKCPELDSQTPPALLDDSTPVAATNRTPAAAERVKAKQTQVLLR; encoded by the exons ATGGCTCGGCAGGATGCGGTGAGGTGTCTGCGGTGTCTGCTGTTCGGACTCAACCTGCTGTTCTGG CTGATGTCAGCGTGCGTCCTGGGAGTGGCGGCGTGGATTCGAGACACTCTGAACACCGTCCTGACCCTGACGGCTCACACCAG GTTAGAGGAAGCTGCTGTCCTCACCTACCATCCGGCAGTCCATCCCATCATCATCACCGTGTGCTGCGTCCTCCTCATCGTGGCCATGGTGGGATACTGCGGCGCTCTGCGAtgtcacctgctgctgctgacctgG TACTTCATCAGCCTGCTGGtggttttctgtgtggagttggCCAGTGCTGTGTGGACCTACGAGCAG cacacacacacagatgtagaGGTGACCTTTGTGCTGACagatgtgtgcgtgtgtgtgtgcgtatgtgtgtgtgtgtgtgtgtcacagttTAAATGCTGCGGTGTGATCTACTTCACTGATTGGCTGGAGATGACAGAGATGGAGTGGCCACCTGACTCCTGCTGCACCAATCAGTATTCAGGCTGCGCTAGCCACGCCTACTACCATGACCTCAGTGACCTGCACCAGGAG GGCTGTGGTCCAAAGATCTACAGTTTCATCCGCGGGACGAagcagctgcaggttctgcGTTTCCTCGGCGTGTCCATCGGCGTGGCTCAGATCCTGGCTATGGCGCTCACGCTCACGTTACTCTGGGCGCTTTATTACGGACGAAAGTGTCCTGAGCTGGACTCCCAGACTCCTCCTGCTCTGCTGGATGACTCCACGCCGGTCGCAGCGACCAACAGGACTCCCGCCGCCGCCGAACGAGTCAAGGCCAAACAAACGCAGGTTCTGCTGCGCTGA
- the ing3 gene encoding inhibitor of growth protein 3: MLYLEDYLEMIEQLPMDLRDRFTEMREMDLQVQNATDQLEQKVTEFFINAKKNKPEWREEQMEVIKKDYYKALEDADEKVQLANQIYDLVDRHLRKLDQELAKFKMELEADNAGITEILERRSLEMDSPSQPVNNHHVHSHTNTEKRKYSATTHHTTEHIPEKKFKSEALLSTLTSDASKENTPGCRTNSTSSSTNNVYSVNSSQPLASYNLSSLPAGPGAGAGAITMAAAQAVQATAQMKEGRRTSSLKASYEAIKNNDFQLSREFSLSRDNTGYSSSALASTLTQTLTPTTASDSRGRKSKSSIKSSNQQSSSSSSSSSLSSCSSSSALAQELSQQAAVLPEADVNNQVDWTYDPNEPRYCICNQVSYGEMVGCDNTDCPIEWFHYGCVGLTEAPKGKWFCPQCTAAMKRRGSRHK, translated from the exons ATGTTGTACCTGGAAGACTACCTGGAGA TGATCGAGCAGCTTCCCATGGATCTCCGCGACAGGTTCACGGAAATGAGGGAGATGGACCTGCAGGTTCAGA ATGCCACGGATCAGCTGGAGCAGAAGGTGACAGAGTTTTTCATCAACGCAAAGAAGAACAAACCCGAGTGGAGAGAGGAACAGATGGAGGTCATCAAAAAG GATTATTACAAAGCTTTAGAAGATGCAGATGAGAAGGTGCAGCTGGCCAATCAGATTTATGATCTG GTGGACCGTCACCTGCGTAAACTGGACCAGGAGTTGGCCAAGTTCAAGATGGAGCTGGAGGCCGACAACGCCGGCATCACGGAGATCCTGGAGAGAC GATCTTTGGAGATGGACAGCCCGTCTCAGCCCGTCAACAACCATCATGTCCACTCACACACCAACACCGAGA AGAGGAAGTACAGCGCTACGACTCACCACACCACTGAACACATTCCAGAAAAGAAATTCAAGTCTGAAGCTCTGCTGTCAACGCTCACATCAGATGCCTCCAAGGAGAACACACCAG GCTGCCGGACCAACAGCACGTCTTCATCCACCAACAACGTGTACAGCGTGAACTCCTCCCAGCCTCTGGCCTCCTACAACCTGAGCTCTCTGCCTGCAGGGCCAGGGGCCGGCGCCGGCGCCATCACCATGGCTGCTGCTCAGGCTGTTCAGGCCACGGCTCAG ATGAAGGAGGGCCGGAGAACGTCGAGTCTCAAAGCAAGTTATGAGGCCATCAAGAACAATGACTTCCAGCTGAGCAGAGAGTTCTCTCTGTCCCGGGACAACACTGGCTACTCCTCCTCCGCCCTGGCCTCCACCCTCACCCAGACGCTCACCCCCACCACCGCCTCCGACTCCAGGGGACGCAAGTCCAA gagcagCATCAAGTCGTCCAATCAGCAGTCCtcatcctcgtcctcctcttcctcgctgtCTTCCTGCTCTTCATCATCAGCGCTGGCCCAGGAGCTTTCCCAGCAGGCGGCAGTTCTGCCTGAAGCCGACGTCAACAACCAGGTGGATTGGACCTACGACCCTAACGAGCCCCGCTACTGCATCTGCAACCAG GTGTCCTATGGAGAGATGGTCGGCTGTGACAACACAGAC TGTCCGATCGAATGGTTCCACTACGGCTGCGTGGGTCTGACTGAGGCCCCCAAAGGAAAGTGGTTCTGTCCTCAGTGTACCGCCGCCATGAAGAGGAGAGGCAGCCGCCACAAATAG